One Paralichthys olivaceus isolate ysfri-2021 chromosome 8, ASM2471397v2, whole genome shotgun sequence genomic region harbors:
- the crb3b gene encoding protein crumbs homolog 3b — MAMQVSMPPAVSVFVSTGLSLLSLTLLLLLCVIRKKRRMEGTYRPSAEERKQTGAAGSEKPGLPLPLPKEERLI; from the coding sequence ATGGCGATGCAGGTGTCGATGCCCCCTGCGGTGTCAGTATTCGTCTCCACCGGACTCTCCCTACTCAGTttgacgctgctgctgctgctgtgtgtcatCAGGAAGAAACGGAGGATGGAGGGAACATACAGGCCCAGTgcggaggagaggaaacagacagGAGCAGCAGGATCTGAGAAACCTGGCCTGCCTCTGCCGCTGCCCAAAGAGGAACGACTCATATGA